The Cucumis melo cultivar AY chromosome 6, USDA_Cmelo_AY_1.0, whole genome shotgun sequence genome includes a region encoding these proteins:
- the LOC103496080 gene encoding beta-glucuronosyltransferase GlcAT14B-like — MGSLNLERKWLFPLVISSLICIFLLVTFFNMGLVSSLYTINSLFAIFPGRMTMDNTSAVFAESKIAQPSSPAGPTIPRFAYLISGSKGDLEKLWRILKALYHPLNHYVVHLDLESPAEERLELASRVGNESLFAEVKNVFMISKANMVTYRGPTMVANTLHACAILLKRSKEWDWFINLSASDYPLVTQDDLLFTFTNLDRNLNFIEHTSQLGWKEDKRAMPLIVDPGLYLMTKSDIFNVNPSRALPTAFKLFTGSAWMVLSREFVEYFIWGWDNLPRTLLMYYSNFVSSPEGYFHTVICNVPEFATTAVNHDLHYISWDNPPKQHPHTLSLNDTGRMIASNAAFARKFKQDDPVLDLIDRDLLHRKKGDFTPGGWCAGHPKCSTVGNLMKIKPGEGAQRLHRLITRLILAARSGVNQCK, encoded by the exons ATGGGGTCCTTGAACTTGGAGAGGAAATGGCTGTTTCCTCTTGTGATAAGCTCTCTCATATGCATATTCCTTCTCGTCACCTTCTTCAACATGGGTCTCGTCTCTTCACTTTACACAATCAACTCGCTTTTTGCAATCTTTCCCGGTCGAATGACTATGGACAACACAAGTGCTGTTTTTGCTGAATCGAAGATTGCACAACCTTCATCTCCTGCGGGACCAACAATCCCTCGCTTTGCTTATTTGATTTCTGGGTCGAAAGGTGATTTGGAAAAGCTATGGAGAATCCTTAAAGCGTTGTATCACCCTTTGAATCATTATGTTGTCCACTTGGACCTCGAGTCACCAGCAGAGGAGCGATTGGAATTGGCTTCGCGAGTGGGAAACGAGTCACTTTTTGCCGAAGTTAAGAATGTTTTCATGATCAGCAAGGCCAATATGGTTACCTACAGGGGACCTACCATGGTTGCTAATACTCTTCATGCCTGTGCCATTCTTCTTAAGAGGAGTAAGGAATGGGATTGGTTTATCAACCTCAGTGCTTCTGATTATCCTCTTGTGACTCAAGATG ATCTTCTTTTTACGTTCACAAATTTAGATCGAAACCTCAATTTTATTGAGCACACAAGCCAGTTGGGGTGGAAAGA GGACAAGCGAGCGATGCCATTGATTGTAGATCCTGGTCTATATTTGATGACCAAATCAGATATTTTCAACGTCAATCCTTCACGAGCTTTGCCAACAGCATTTAAATTGTTTACTG GTTCAGCGTGGATGGTTCTGTCTCGTGAGTTTGTGGAATATTTCATTTGGGGTTGGGATAATCTTCCTAGGACCCTTCTCATGTACTACAGTAATTTCGTCTCCTCTCCCGAAGGTTATTTTCACACTGTTATATGCAACGTGCCCGAGTTTGCTACTACAGCTGTGAACCACGACTTACACTACATCTCTTGGGACAATCCCCCCAAACAGCATCCACATACGCTTTCTCTTAACGACACAGGCAGAATGATCGCGAGCAATGCTGCCTTTGCTCGTAAGTTCAAACAAGATGACCCCGTGTTAGATCTGATCGACAGGGATTTGCTTCATCGGAAAAAAGGGGACTTCACTCCTGGTGGTTGGTGTGCAGGCCACCCCAAGTGTTCCACAGTCGGTAACCTGATGAAAATCAAACCAGGCGAAGGAGCTCAACGGCTTCACCGTCTTATAACTAGACTAATTTTGGCAGCTAGATCCGGGGTAAACCAGTGTAAATGA